Proteins found in one Hyalangium gracile genomic segment:
- a CDS encoding flagellar biosynthesis protein FlhA → MNLLVKILSRARKSSDVVLAVAMAAVLGAMIIPLPPWLLDLGLAINLAAAVALLVAALYAQDALKVTAFPTLLLFTTLFRLALNVSSTRLALAEGHAGEVIQAFGEFVVRGDYVVGAVLFAILTLVQFLVVAKGAERVAEVSARFTLDAMPGKQMSIDADLRAGAIDQAQARQRRRNLERESQMFGAMDGAMKFVKGDVIAGLVIVAVNLLGGITIGVLQQGMTLAESASTFALIAIGDGLVSQIPSLCIAVAAGLVVTRVASEKEEDSLGSEIGTQFFGQSRALWIVAGLCGALGLMPGMPLLTFLGLGALLGGVAYSLGQAKKATEEKEASADRSQAAVEGAGASGAGTGAAPASAAAPVGVSPLTVDLAPDLTPIAEEQGGAFVHQLLNQLRDEIFYELGVRVPGIRVRTHAAYLPAGGYAILVDEVPAGTGQVVPGALYVLSPPDELSFLELRLEPAVDPVTGRPISRVTEAGRARLEMAQLPVRKPGELIVDHFRGILRARASNLLGVQEVQALLEGLEAQAPMLVKEALQKVPLPLLTDVLRKLVQEQVSIRNIRVLLEALVSPATEGDATALAERCRQALHRYLSHKFAPSGPLYAYLVDPEVEEALRGGGPRGPAPSPERVSEILEGVRRIASGGKVVLLTAPDVRRALRRLIEGAFPDVAVLTYSELDVDLQIRPLGRLAPVAFAA, encoded by the coding sequence ATGAACCTGCTTGTGAAGATCCTCTCGAGGGCTCGGAAGTCATCGGATGTGGTGCTCGCGGTGGCGATGGCCGCGGTGCTGGGCGCCATGATCATCCCCCTGCCACCCTGGCTGCTGGACCTGGGGCTGGCCATCAACCTGGCGGCGGCGGTGGCGCTGCTGGTCGCGGCGCTCTACGCCCAGGATGCGCTCAAGGTGACGGCCTTCCCGACGTTGCTGCTGTTCACCACGCTGTTCCGGCTCGCGCTCAACGTGTCGTCGACGCGGCTCGCGCTGGCCGAGGGGCATGCGGGCGAGGTCATCCAGGCCTTCGGCGAGTTCGTCGTCCGAGGTGACTACGTCGTCGGCGCCGTGCTCTTCGCCATCCTCACGCTGGTCCAGTTCCTCGTGGTGGCCAAGGGCGCCGAGCGAGTGGCGGAGGTCTCCGCGCGCTTCACGCTGGATGCGATGCCCGGCAAGCAGATGTCCATCGACGCGGACCTGCGCGCCGGAGCCATCGATCAGGCACAGGCCCGCCAGCGTCGGCGGAACCTCGAGCGCGAGTCCCAGATGTTCGGCGCCATGGACGGCGCGATGAAGTTCGTGAAGGGCGACGTCATCGCGGGCCTCGTCATCGTGGCGGTGAACCTGCTGGGCGGCATCACCATCGGCGTCCTGCAGCAGGGGATGACCCTGGCCGAGTCGGCCTCGACGTTCGCCCTCATCGCCATTGGTGACGGGCTCGTGTCGCAGATTCCTTCGCTGTGCATCGCGGTGGCGGCGGGGCTCGTCGTCACGCGCGTGGCATCGGAGAAGGAGGAGGACTCGCTCGGCTCGGAGATCGGGACTCAATTCTTCGGGCAGTCCCGAGCGCTCTGGATCGTCGCGGGGCTGTGTGGCGCCCTGGGCCTGATGCCGGGGATGCCGCTGCTGACCTTCCTCGGGCTGGGAGCGCTGCTCGGCGGCGTCGCGTATTCGCTCGGGCAGGCGAAGAAGGCCACGGAGGAGAAGGAGGCATCCGCTGATAGGTCCCAGGCTGCCGTGGAAGGGGCGGGCGCGAGCGGGGCGGGCACAGGAGCGGCGCCCGCGAGTGCCGCCGCCCCGGTCGGAGTGTCCCCGCTCACCGTGGACCTCGCGCCAGACCTGACCCCGATCGCCGAGGAGCAGGGGGGCGCCTTCGTCCACCAGCTGCTCAACCAGCTTCGGGACGAGATCTTCTACGAGCTCGGGGTTCGCGTCCCGGGCATCCGGGTGCGCACCCACGCGGCCTACCTTCCCGCCGGTGGCTACGCCATCCTCGTGGACGAGGTCCCCGCCGGAACGGGCCAGGTGGTGCCAGGAGCCCTCTATGTCCTGTCGCCGCCCGACGAGCTGTCGTTCCTCGAGCTCCGACTGGAGCCGGCGGTGGATCCGGTCACGGGCAGGCCGATCAGCCGGGTGACGGAGGCCGGGCGCGCGCGGCTTGAGATGGCGCAGCTCCCCGTGCGGAAGCCGGGGGAGCTCATCGTCGACCACTTCCGCGGCATCCTCCGGGCCCGAGCCTCGAACCTGCTGGGAGTCCAGGAGGTGCAGGCGCTGCTGGAGGGGCTCGAGGCCCAGGCGCCCATGCTGGTGAAGGAGGCGCTCCAGAAGGTGCCGCTGCCGCTGCTCACCGATGTGCTGCGCAAGCTCGTCCAGGAGCAGGTGAGCATCCGGAACATCCGCGTGCTCCTGGAGGCGCTCGTCTCACCGGCCACGGAGGGCGACGCCACCGCGCTCGCCGAGCGCTGCCGGCAGGCGCTGCACCGCTACCTGAGCCACAAGTTCGCTCCCTCGGGCCCCCTCTACGCCTACCTCGTGGACCCGGAGGTGGAGGAGGCCCTGCGCGGTGGGGGGCCTCGCGGGCCCGCTCCGTCTCCCGAGCGCGTCTCCGAGATTCTGGAAGGCGTCCGCCGCATTGCCTCGGGCGGAAAGGTGGTGCTCCTCACGGCGCCAGATGTGCGCAGGGCGCTCCGGCGCCTCATCGAGGGCGCGTTCCCCGACGTGGCCGTGCTGACCTACAGTGAGCTGGACGTGGACCTGCAGATCCGGCCGCTCGGGCGTCTGGCACCCGTGGCCTTCGCCGCATGA
- a CDS encoding DUF3052 domain-containing protein yields the protein MTSYGMGSLPVMLGIRAGSKVSVINPPRGFVQRLNPLPDGVEFLITAQSGLDVILFFTSDAHELVQRLPALSRAMALTGGIWICWPSGEGIKSSLSEEFVRHAALDIGLVDNKICLIDETWTGLRLVRRPRGRIDKPEGRKQAPTAQA from the coding sequence ATGACGTCGTATGGAATGGGCTCGCTGCCTGTGATGCTCGGCATCCGCGCCGGCTCCAAGGTCTCCGTCATCAACCCCCCGCGCGGCTTCGTCCAGCGCCTCAACCCCCTGCCCGACGGCGTCGAGTTCCTCATCACCGCCCAGTCCGGCCTGGACGTCATCCTCTTCTTCACCTCGGATGCGCACGAGCTCGTCCAGCGCCTGCCTGCCCTCTCGAGGGCCATGGCGCTCACCGGCGGCATCTGGATCTGCTGGCCCAGCGGCGAGGGCATCAAGAGCTCGCTGTCCGAGGAGTTCGTCCGCCATGCCGCGCTCGACATCGGCCTGGTGGACAACAAGATCTGCCTCATCGACGAGACGTGGACCGGCCTGCGGCTGGTGCGCCGGCCGCGCGGCCGCATCGACAAGCCGGAAGGGCGCAAGCAAGCGCCTACTGCCCAGGCCTGA
- a CDS encoding HU family DNA-binding protein, translating to MLKSDLINILVAKRGVTQKQAEATIETIFESMKEALCRGENIEIRGLGAFHVKNYQGYQGRNPKTGQVIPVKPKRGLLFRTGKELRDRVNRPAPQTASPDLADPTKGSTGT from the coding sequence ATGCTCAAGTCCGATTTGATCAACATCCTCGTCGCCAAGCGGGGCGTGACCCAGAAGCAGGCCGAGGCCACCATCGAGACGATCTTCGAATCGATGAAAGAGGCCCTCTGCCGCGGCGAGAACATCGAGATCCGCGGACTCGGAGCCTTCCACGTCAAGAACTACCAGGGATATCAAGGCCGTAACCCGAAGACGGGTCAGGTCATCCCGGTGAAGCCCAAGCGGGGCCTGCTGTTCCGGACGGGCAAGGAGCTGCGCGACCGGGTCAACCGGCCGGCACCCCAGACGGCCTCGCCGGACCTGGCCGACCCGACCAAGGGCAGCACCGGCACCTGA
- a CDS encoding Rne/Rng family ribonuclease — translation MGSILVINASGRETRVALVEGGHIAEFYLERKKDKGVVGNIYKGRVVRVLPGMQAAFVDIGLEKAAFLYVSDVVYDPDFARSQFELTEGEHEDFPDVPSEVEAEAAEAAAGHDEPTTAEVELEVQELAPGELAPPQGEPVTAAPAEPSAPAAAAPAPESASSASGLPPMESGVIAAAAVMTMPPPPPAESLEAAPAAAPAEPPAAPAPVAAPVESAPVAAAPEAPASAPATTETPASSVAAAAEATASASAPEQAAATAAAEGVQAAESQPAPPPHAATALGEIIPPPPPAEALAAAPRAEVATGERRAPREGREGRDARQRGDREKDRDSRDKDKGRRQRDEQRRDKEEKSKSRKSSRIEDLLKVGQEVVVQISKDPIGTKGARLTSHISIPGRHLVFMPTVDHVGISRRISNEKERKRLREIVDRLRPPGTGFIVRTVAENVPVEKLESDIRFLIEVWNQVVRRNEKRGGPGLLHPDLDLILRATRDLFAHDVEKLVVDDREEYERILAFVTAQDPLLKDRVVLHDGDEPVFDAYGIEQEMHRATQRKVWLKSGGYLIIDQAEALTAIDVNSGRYVGKKSLEETITKINVEAAKEIVYQLRLRNIGGIIICDFIDMEKAQNRDKVFKALQEALGRDKAKTNVLKISELGLVEMTRKRVRESIGRVLHEDCPYCDGKGFVKTATTVCYEIFREIRREAPGYKDSTLVINCSAEVARLLQGEERQELRHLMDRYNKSIQVKAQQNYHREQYDIYGRSAQGPEHKVASSPGSGDGELSLQRRPESPGQGDRYRQDQGRRGGGRDRDRGDRGERGERDRDRGHGERGERGDRDRGHGERGDRDRDRGGDRREGRRSDRDQNRGDRNRGGERGGEHRRGGDDRRGEDRRGGGSERRGEERQGGEQSQRQQPQQAPASTESPSGGSTPPSSSGGGNGGGGTSGGGSES, via the coding sequence ATGGGCAGCATCCTCGTTATCAACGCCTCGGGTCGGGAGACCCGGGTCGCCCTCGTCGAGGGCGGCCACATCGCGGAGTTCTATCTCGAGCGTAAGAAGGACAAGGGCGTCGTCGGAAACATCTACAAGGGCCGCGTCGTCCGGGTGCTCCCGGGCATGCAGGCGGCCTTCGTGGACATCGGGCTCGAGAAGGCCGCCTTCCTCTACGTCAGTGACGTCGTCTACGACCCGGACTTCGCCCGCTCCCAGTTCGAGCTGACCGAGGGCGAGCACGAGGACTTCCCGGATGTGCCCTCCGAGGTGGAGGCCGAGGCCGCCGAGGCCGCCGCGGGCCACGATGAGCCCACCACCGCGGAGGTGGAGCTGGAGGTGCAGGAGCTGGCGCCCGGCGAGCTGGCTCCTCCCCAGGGTGAGCCCGTCACCGCCGCCCCCGCCGAGCCGTCCGCTCCGGCCGCCGCGGCCCCTGCCCCCGAGAGCGCTTCGAGCGCGAGTGGTCTTCCTCCCATGGAGTCGGGTGTCATCGCCGCGGCCGCGGTGATGACCATGCCTCCTCCGCCTCCCGCGGAGAGCCTGGAGGCGGCTCCGGCCGCTGCTCCAGCCGAGCCTCCCGCGGCTCCTGCCCCCGTGGCGGCGCCGGTCGAGAGCGCTCCCGTAGCCGCGGCCCCCGAGGCTCCGGCCTCCGCGCCTGCCACCACCGAGACTCCTGCCTCCTCCGTGGCGGCCGCTGCCGAGGCCACCGCTTCGGCGTCCGCTCCCGAGCAGGCCGCCGCGACTGCGGCTGCCGAGGGTGTGCAGGCCGCCGAATCGCAGCCCGCGCCTCCGCCGCACGCGGCCACCGCGCTGGGAGAGATCATCCCTCCGCCTCCGCCGGCCGAGGCCCTTGCCGCGGCGCCTCGCGCCGAGGTGGCGACGGGGGAGCGCCGCGCGCCTCGCGAGGGTCGTGAGGGCCGGGATGCCCGGCAGCGTGGGGACCGGGAGAAGGATCGCGACTCGCGGGACAAGGACAAGGGCCGCCGTCAGCGCGACGAGCAGCGCCGCGACAAGGAGGAGAAGTCCAAGTCGCGCAAGAGCTCGCGCATCGAGGACCTGCTGAAGGTGGGCCAGGAGGTGGTGGTCCAGATCTCCAAGGATCCCATCGGCACCAAGGGCGCGCGCCTCACCTCGCACATCTCCATCCCCGGCCGTCACCTGGTGTTCATGCCCACGGTGGACCACGTGGGCATCAGCCGCCGCATCTCCAACGAGAAGGAGCGCAAGCGGCTGCGCGAGATCGTCGACCGGCTGCGCCCGCCCGGGACGGGCTTCATCGTCCGCACCGTGGCGGAGAACGTCCCGGTGGAGAAGCTCGAGAGCGACATCCGCTTCCTCATCGAGGTGTGGAACCAGGTGGTGCGCCGCAACGAGAAGCGCGGCGGCCCGGGTCTGCTCCACCCCGACCTGGACCTCATCCTTCGCGCCACGCGTGACCTGTTCGCGCACGACGTGGAGAAGCTCGTCGTGGACGACCGCGAGGAGTACGAGCGCATCCTCGCCTTCGTCACCGCGCAGGACCCGCTGCTCAAGGACCGCGTGGTGCTCCACGATGGCGACGAGCCCGTGTTCGACGCCTACGGGATTGAACAGGAGATGCACCGCGCCACCCAGCGCAAGGTGTGGCTCAAGAGCGGCGGCTACCTGATCATCGACCAGGCCGAGGCGCTCACCGCGATCGACGTCAACTCGGGCCGCTACGTCGGCAAGAAGAGCCTCGAGGAGACGATCACCAAGATCAACGTCGAGGCGGCCAAGGAGATCGTCTACCAGCTGCGGCTGCGCAACATCGGCGGCATCATCATCTGCGACTTCATCGACATGGAGAAGGCGCAGAACCGCGACAAGGTCTTCAAGGCGCTCCAGGAGGCGCTGGGCCGCGACAAGGCGAAGACCAACGTGCTGAAGATCTCCGAGCTGGGCCTGGTGGAGATGACGCGCAAGCGCGTGCGCGAGTCCATCGGCCGCGTGCTCCACGAGGACTGCCCGTACTGCGACGGCAAGGGCTTCGTGAAGACGGCCACCACCGTCTGCTACGAGATCTTCCGCGAGATTCGCCGCGAGGCCCCCGGCTACAAGGACTCCACGCTCGTCATCAACTGCAGCGCGGAGGTGGCCCGGCTGCTCCAGGGCGAGGAGCGCCAGGAGCTGCGCCACCTGATGGACCGCTACAACAAGTCCATCCAGGTCAAGGCGCAGCAGAACTACCACCGCGAGCAGTACGACATCTACGGCCGCTCCGCGCAGGGCCCCGAGCACAAGGTGGCCTCGTCGCCGGGCTCGGGCGATGGAGAGCTCTCCCTGCAGCGTCGGCCCGAGAGTCCGGGCCAAGGCGATCGCTACCGCCAGGACCAGGGGCGCAGGGGCGGCGGCCGGGATCGCGACCGCGGTGACCGCGGCGAGCGCGGGGAGCGTGACCGTGACCGTGGCCATGGCGAGCGCGGGGAACGGGGAGACCGTGACCGCGGCCATGGCGAGCGCGGGGACCGGGATCGCGACCGCGGCGGCGACCGGCGTGAAGGGCGGCGCTCGGATCGAGACCAGAACCGGGGTGACCGCAACCGGGGTGGCGAGCGTGGCGGAGAGCATCGCCGCGGCGGAGACGACCGCCGAGGCGAGGACCGTCGCGGAGGCGGGAGCGAGCGCCGAGGCGAGGAGCGCCAGGGTGGCGAGCAGTCCCAGCGGCAGCAGCCGCAGCAGGCGCCCGCCAGCACCGAGTCCCCCTCGGGCGGAAGCACGCCTCCCTCCTCCTCGGGTGGAGGCAACGGCGGGGGCGGCACGTCGGGCGGGGGCAGCGAGTCCTGA
- a CDS encoding YhjD/YihY/BrkB family envelope integrity protein, with translation MTGLEPLWNLRTKLVGWAQKTWAPVADTSLGRFAADVYLAARALVRDFQGENISLRAAALTYISVFSLIPLITVVLALLRSLHYDEFQRRMRSAIYVALAPGIREESSEFLDRFLTPANSIAIGSVGFVALLFSAASLLRNIDGAVNEVWGIRRQRPMLIRALIYLGLLLLGPVFLAASFSGTGAVRALIVNAGYSVAPQIVLVTTTVLAVTSMTFLYYWTPYAKVQVRSALAGGIVAGLGWVIAKELYQQFAEQIFRYDKLWGSLSVVPLFLAWIHVSWLLVLSGARLSYAVEHAAFRDSLWAFGNHPRALELVATRVAMEATLAWVDGQPPPMPRAMALHLRVPESFVHDAIERMVKAQLLELSRKGGAQPARDPSDLSLAEISSAIHGVTILGGPETWTGPRGAPGFEQVEVLFHKADCATADVLRRTKWTDLIAHLRPGLATAAAPAAPAPPAAAAGG, from the coding sequence ATGACCGGACTCGAACCCCTGTGGAACCTGCGCACGAAGCTGGTCGGCTGGGCCCAGAAGACGTGGGCGCCTGTGGCGGACACGTCCCTGGGCCGCTTCGCGGCCGACGTCTACCTGGCCGCTCGCGCCCTCGTCCGAGACTTCCAGGGGGAGAACATCAGCCTCCGGGCCGCGGCGCTCACCTACATCAGCGTCTTCTCGCTCATTCCGCTGATCACCGTGGTGCTCGCCCTGCTCCGGAGCCTCCACTACGACGAGTTCCAGCGGCGGATGCGCAGCGCCATCTACGTGGCGCTCGCCCCGGGCATCCGTGAGGAGTCCTCCGAGTTCCTCGACCGCTTCCTCACCCCGGCCAACTCGATCGCCATCGGCAGCGTGGGCTTCGTGGCGCTGCTGTTCTCGGCGGCCTCGCTGCTGCGCAACATCGACGGGGCCGTGAACGAGGTGTGGGGCATCCGGCGCCAGCGGCCCATGCTCATCCGCGCGCTCATCTACCTGGGGCTGCTGCTGCTGGGCCCCGTGTTCCTCGCCGCTTCCTTCTCGGGCACGGGCGCGGTGCGCGCCCTCATCGTGAATGCGGGCTACTCCGTCGCGCCGCAGATCGTCCTGGTCACCACGACCGTGCTGGCGGTGACGAGCATGACGTTCCTCTACTACTGGACGCCCTACGCCAAGGTGCAGGTGCGCTCGGCGCTGGCGGGAGGCATCGTCGCCGGGCTGGGGTGGGTGATCGCCAAGGAGCTCTACCAGCAGTTCGCCGAGCAGATCTTCCGGTACGACAAGCTGTGGGGCTCCCTGAGCGTGGTGCCGCTGTTCCTGGCGTGGATCCACGTCAGCTGGCTGCTGGTCCTCAGTGGTGCGCGCTTGTCCTACGCGGTGGAGCACGCCGCGTTCCGAGACTCCCTGTGGGCCTTCGGCAACCACCCGCGAGCCCTGGAGCTGGTGGCGACCCGGGTCGCCATGGAGGCCACGCTCGCCTGGGTGGACGGGCAGCCGCCGCCCATGCCCCGAGCAATGGCCCTGCACCTGCGGGTCCCCGAGTCCTTCGTGCATGACGCCATCGAGCGCATGGTGAAGGCGCAGCTGCTGGAGCTCTCTCGGAAGGGAGGCGCCCAGCCGGCCAGGGATCCCTCGGACCTCTCCCTGGCGGAGATCTCCAGCGCCATCCATGGCGTCACCATCCTGGGAGGGCCGGAGACGTGGACAGGCCCCCGGGGGGCACCGGGCTTCGAGCAGGTGGAGGTCCTCTTCCACAAGGCCGACTGCGCCACGGCCGATGTGCTGCGCCGCACCAAGTGGACCGATCTGATCGCCCACCTGCGCCCTGGACTGGCGACGGCAGCGGCTCCCGCGGCCCCTGCCCCCCCGGCTGCCGCGGCCGGTGGCTGA
- a CDS encoding acylphosphatase, whose protein sequence is MGMRRATLRIRGKVQGVFFRESSRVEATRLGLTGWVRNRDDGSVEAVAEGEPAALEEFIRWCHRGPQAARVTDVERSDEEPTGEFRTFIVERSS, encoded by the coding sequence ATGGGCATGCGGCGAGCCACGCTGCGCATCCGCGGCAAGGTGCAGGGCGTCTTCTTCCGGGAGAGCTCCCGCGTCGAGGCCACCCGCCTGGGCCTCACCGGCTGGGTGCGCAACCGAGACGACGGCTCCGTGGAGGCCGTCGCCGAGGGCGAGCCCGCCGCGCTCGAAGAATTCATCCGCTGGTGCCACCGGGGCCCTCAGGCCGCGCGCGTGACGGACGTCGAGCGCTCGGACGAGGAGCCCACCGGTGAGTTCCGTACCTTCATCGTGGAGCGCTCGTCATGA